A genomic stretch from Solanum stenotomum isolate F172 chromosome 8, ASM1918654v1, whole genome shotgun sequence includes:
- the LOC125875253 gene encoding histone H2B.7-like, which produces MAPKAEKKPAEKNPASEKPSDDKAPAEKKPKAGKKLPTKDVGVGIGEKKKKKVKKSSETYKIYIFKVLKQVHPDIGISSKAMGIMNSFINDIFEKLAQESSKLARYNKKPTITSREIQTAVRLVLPGELAKHAVSEGTKAVTKFTSS; this is translated from the coding sequence ATGGCTCCTAAGGCAGAAAAGAAGCCCGCCGAGAAGAATCCGGCATCGGAAAAGCCTTCCGACGATAAAGCTCCGGCGGAGAAGAAGCCAAAAGCCGGAAAGAAGCTTCCGACGAAGGATGTTGGTGTTGGTAttggagaaaagaagaagaagaaggttaaGAAGAGTTCCGAGACGTATAAGATCTATATATTCAAAGTGCTGAAACAAGTGCATCCTGATATTGGAATTTCAAGCAAAGCGATGGGGATAATGAACAGttttattaatgatatatttGAGAAATTGGCTCAGGAATCATCTAAACTTGCGAGGTACAATAAGAAACCTACCATTACGTCTAGGGAAATTCAAACTGCTGTTAGATTGGTATTGCCTGGTGAATTGGCTAAGCATGCTGTTTCTGAAGGGACTAAAGCTGTTACCAAGTTTACAAGCTCttaa